DNA from Branchiostoma lanceolatum isolate klBraLanc5 chromosome 9, klBraLanc5.hap2, whole genome shotgun sequence:
TGTTCCGCGAGTTCGCACATGGGGTTAGTGAGGTCGAAAACATTGCCGGGGCTACCGGCGATCTCCTCGAGTACGCCTCTGTCCACGTTGTCTCCGAGCCCCACACTGTACAGGGTGATGCCTGCGGCTCTTGCCGCGTTAGCTTCAGCTACGTGATCATCCAGTGGCTATAAAAGTAGAGGGGTATTAAttccaactttgtaaaatacgcatCTTaaaaagtttgtacatgttctaatgggcctagtccatttttgcaatgtgGGTGATTTAAGAATAGTctatatctgtgtggagaatagatttggggTTCAGATATTCTGAGAGTTTGTGGCCGTTCACCTTAAAGTTTATAAGCAGAGGAGACTGATGTAGAAATTAAGAATGGGGATTCGGTATTCGTTGTCCGCGTCATGCAACTTTACTGTCTGCACAAAACTGTCATCATGTTTTGCTTCAAAGATTAAGTCTGAGAAAATGTTAATCCAACACATGCTTCCCCCTTCCCTGACTTCTGACATTGCAAGGTCGAAAAATTACAAGATTTTAGGTCTTTCGTATCCATTTTCTTACGCAGAGCCTCGCCAGTGGCTGATACAAAACACCTCGAGGaagctctgctaaaccgggctgaggctTCCACTTTAGTGGGCGTGCCCTCTatccagctgtcagccaatcagagaatcgcctaAAGGTAAactgattctctgattggctgacagctgggtACAGgtcacgcccacaaaagtggaaacctcagcccggtttagcagaacCTCCCTGAGCATATTATGTAGGCCGCGTGCGAGGCTCTGCGTTGAACAATGTTCATACCTCGCCTTCGATGTACCCGTCAGTAAAGACGATCGCCACTCGTCGAGCCCCATCACGGAAAGTGgactaaacaaaaacaaatggcaACACGCAACAACTGTAAGTCCTAAGATACTTGAGCTGTTCCGAACAGAGATTTCCCTTAACCCACTTTTAGGTGTTCTCGTCTCATCTATCTCATAGTCTA
Protein-coding regions in this window:
- the LOC136441280 gene encoding von Willebrand factor A domain-containing protein 2-like codes for the protein MYAIGGLRQQGGVTRTGPAIRYMKDTSTFRDGARRVAIVFTDGYIEGEPLDDHVAEANAARAAGITLYSVGLGDNVDRGVLEEIAGSPGNVFDLTNPMCELAEQILQDCGKDPRGGASYNDSASDSSDDSDDSASDSSNDSDDSGGDSGPD